A region from the Equus asinus isolate D_3611 breed Donkey chromosome 3, EquAss-T2T_v2, whole genome shotgun sequence genome encodes:
- the LOC123283883 gene encoding skin secretory protein xP2-like encodes MVPSRPQLPGRSARGAAAPAPSGGADTRPRRQRQPGLKPHGHGAGPVASSPGGAESGAPAPAAQGGNRGSSPPGRARARAPAGTPPTSQRPARSRRRRRAEAQRATPPAAGAAADPGLPLSTEALGRAAAICARALPPPSAPTARFPLSATGRACGCLVVCGLPRRAGRPSRRPRGEAAASGVPAAAVWSREPPGQRAEPALQTPPCRPCPSPRPSAWPRSRVRRAHRGPAASLRLLRAAGAVDGRSRPAAGARGGPSSRGGRAGRGLGDRGGRSRKPPGQAGLAGPPLAPVDRATLAQLQDLALSKP; translated from the exons ATGGTCCCCTCG CGGCCTCAGCTCCCCGGGCGCTCGGCCCGCGGTGCCGCGGCCCCAGCTCCCTCGGGCGGCGCAGACACCCGACCGAGGCGGCAGCGGCAGCCCGGCCTCAAGCCTCACGGACACGGTGCGGGCCCCGTGGCCTCTAGCCCGGGAGGCGCGGAATCGGGAGCGCCCGCGCCCGCCGCTCAGGGAGGCAACCGGGGCTCCTCGCCGCCCGGccgtgcgcgcgcgcgcgcccccgccggCACTCCCCCAACTTCCCAGCGGCCCGcgcgcagccgccgccgccgccgcgccgagGCCCAGCGCGCGACACCGCCGGCGGCCGGCGCGGCCGCCGATCCCGGCCTCCCGCTCTCCACGGAGGCCCTCGGCCGCGCGGCCGCCATCTGCGCACGCGCGCTTCCCCCGCCTTCGGCTCCGACAGCCCGTTTTCCCTTGTCAGCGACCGGCCGTGCCTGCGGCTGCCTCGTCGTCTGCGGCCTGCCGCGCCGGGCCGGTCGCCCCTCCCGGCGGCCCCGAGGCGAAGCAGCCGCATCTGGTGTCCCAGCAGCCGCGGTGTGGAGCCGCGAGCCCCCGGGCCAGCGTGCAGAGCCTGCCCTGCAGACCCCGCCCTGCAGACCCTGTCCCTCGCCGCGGCCGTCAGCCTGGCCGCGCTCCCGCGTCCGCCGCGCCCACCGCGGCCCCGCCGCCTCCTTGCGCTTGTTGCGTGCGGCTGGGGCCGTAGACGGACGTTCGCGTCCAGCCGCCGGGGCACGAGGCGGGCCCAGCTCCCGAGGCGGGCGCGCCGGCCGTGGGCTGGGAGACAGGGGCGGCCGCTCCAGGAAGCCCCCGGGCCAGGCCGGCTTGGCGGGGCCGCCGCTCGCGCCTGTGGACAGGGCGACCCTGGCTCAGTTGCAGGACCTTGCCCTCAGTAAACCGTAG